The following are from one region of the Halogeometricum sp. S3BR5-2 genome:
- a CDS encoding winged helix-turn-helix domain-containing protein, whose product MSTTEVVGADEGSSDRWEPIREMPPSAKLVAKVLDYDDTLTQSQLAEETLLPPRTVRYALSRLEDAGVVDSRFSFSDARKRLYTLNI is encoded by the coding sequence ATGAGCACCACCGAGGTAGTCGGAGCGGACGAGGGGTCGAGCGACCGCTGGGAACCGATTCGGGAGATGCCGCCGAGCGCGAAACTCGTGGCGAAAGTGCTGGACTACGACGACACGCTGACGCAGAGCCAACTCGCCGAGGAGACGCTGCTGCCGCCGCGGACGGTCCGCTACGCCCTCTCGCGTCTGGAGGACGCGGGCGTCGTCGACTCGCGGTTCTCCTTCTCCGACGCCCGCAAGCGCCTCTACACGCTGAACATTTAA